A stretch of Arachis hypogaea cultivar Tifrunner chromosome 15, arahy.Tifrunner.gnm2.J5K5, whole genome shotgun sequence DNA encodes these proteins:
- the LOC112749121 gene encoding uncharacterized protein, with the protein MIDLVQRSTKKVKARDVDLNQSGDAIEIRTDNVEKMVMKPKISYKESLLVAPELIRDENNVLNNSITEDGPNSEDRWYREDEDLSIKDKAFDPCLEIKVSKEEFNEWCKPWHVTFIVKILGKIIHLGTMEQLLNRDWANKGKINVIDMDRDYFLVHFAEEDYSHALLGGPWMVAGHYLIVQRWRPFFLSLEQQVKKVATWIHILNLPIELYNHHFLWRVRSTIGTILKVDKATSIHSRGRFARICVEIDLSIKLIPKISVLGNTLNIEYEGLHLICFNCGVYGHRSELCGEASVIREDHQAEVAKEKQVVFDGDAIVDSQERQEEISGD; encoded by the coding sequence ATGATTGATCTTGTCCAACGAAGCACTAAAAAAGTCAAGGCACGAGATGTCGATCTTAACCAATCAGGGGACGCAATAGAAATTCGTACTGACAATGTTGAGAAAATGGTGATGAAGCCTAAGATATCATATAAAGAATCTCTCCTAGTTGCACCCGAGTTGATACGTGATGAAAATAATGTTTTAAACAATAGCATCACGGAGGATGGACCTAATTCAGAGGATCGATGGTACAGAGAAGACGAGGACTTATCGATTAAGGATAAAGCTTTCGATCCTTGTCTGGAAATTAAAGTTTCAAAAGAAGAATTTAATGAATGGTGCAAACCCTGGCATGTTACTTTCATTGTCAAAATACTCGGAAAAATAATCCATTTAGGAACCATGGAGCAACTTCTGAATAGAGATTGGGCAAATAAAGGTAAGATTAATGTTATTGATATGGATCGTGATTATTTCTTAGTTCATTTTGCAGAAGAAGATTATTCTCACGCCCTTCTTGGAGGACCTTGGATGGTGGCGGGACACTATTTGATAGTTCAAAGATGGAGACCTTTCTTTTTGTCTTTAGAACAGCAAGTGAAAAAAGTTGCAACGTGGATTCATATTCTTAATTTGCCTATTGAACTATATAATCATCATTTCTTATGGAGGGTACGGTCGACCATCGGAACTATATTGAAGGTTGATAAAGCTACATCGATTCATTCGAGAGGACGCTTCGCAAGGATATGTGTAGAAATTGACTTATCAATAAAATTGATCCCAAAAATATCTGTTCTGGGAAACACTCTAAACATTGAATATGAGGGCCTTCACCTGATTTGTTTCAATTGCGGGGTTTATGGCCACCGCTCTGAGTTATGTGGAGAGGCATCTGTTATCAGGGAGGATCATCAGGCGGAGGTGGCGAAAGAGAAACAAGTGGTTTTCGATGGTGACGCAATTGTTGATAGCCAGGAAAGGCAAGAGGAGATCTCAGGTGATTGA